In the genome of Elusimicrobiales bacterium, the window CTTGCCTCCATGAACGCCTCGCTGTCGCAGATAGACGTAACCGTCGTCGCCGAGGAGCCGAAGCTGATGCCCCATTACGGCGCGGTGCGCAAATCCCTTTCCGAAATATTCAGGCTGCCGCTGGAAAGCGTCAGCTTCAAAGCCAAAAGCGCCGAGGGACTGGGCCCCGTAGGCAGGGGCGAGGCGGTGGAATGCCACGCGGTCGCGCTGGTTACTGCGCGCTGACGGCCTGCGCCGTTTTGTGCGGCTGCGCAGGCGCAGGGCCGCGGCCCGCGCCGGCGCAGGCGGCGGAAACTGAGCGGCAGGCGCAGCGCGTCTTTGCGCTGGGCGAAAACCCGTCCGACCGGCAGATAGAGGCTTTCGCCTCCGCGCTCGGCGGCTGCTACAGGCGGGCGATTTTGCTGCATTCCGGCGCGAAATTTTCCTACACCATGTCGCCCGACGGCGCGTCCGTGCCGTTTTCCTCCGCCGTGGTGGGCTGCGCGGCCAGAAGCTCCGCGCGGGACTGCGAGGTTTTCCTGGACTGCGTGGGCGGGAAATACGCCCCGGCCCGGAGGTGAAACATGTTGCTCTACAACACGCTTAGCCGCATGAAAGAGGAATTTTCCGCCCCTTCCGGCGAGGCCCGCATTTACTGCTGCGGCCCCACCGTCTACAATTACGCCCATATCGGCAATTACAGGACCTATATATTTGAGGATATCCTCGTCCGCGCGCTGAACGCGGAAGGCGCCAGGACAAAGCATGTGATGAATGTAACCGACGTGGGCCATCTGGTCTCCGACGCCGACGAAGGCGAGGACAAGATGGAAAAAGGCGCCCGGCGCGAGGGCAAGACCGCCTGGGACATCGCCGCGTTCTATGAAAAAGCGTTTTTTGACGATTTCGCCAAATTCGGCTGCCGCGCGCCGGACATAATCTGCAAGGCCACCGCCCATATCGGAGAGATGACCGCGCTGGTCAAAACCCTTGAGGAAAAAGGCTTCACCTACAAAACCTCCGACGGGATTTATTACGACACCTCCAAATTCCCCGGCTATCACAGGCTGGCCGGCAAAAGCCATATGGACGGCATCAAAAGCGGCGCGCGGGTGGAAGCGGGCGAAAAGCGCAGCCCCACGGATTTCGCGCTCTGGAAATTCTCGCCGCAGGGGCAGACCCGCCAGATGGAATGGGATTCGCCTTGGGGAAAGGGGTTTCCGGGCTGGCACATAGAATGCTCCGCCATGGCGATGAAATATCTGGGAGAAACGTTGGATATCCATTGCGGCGGGGCGGACCATGTGGCGGTGCACCACACCAATGAAATCGCGCAGGCGGAGGCGGCGACGGGAAAGCCGTTCTCGCGCTTCTGGCTGCACGGCGCGTTTTTAAGCCTCAAAAACGCGGAAAAAATGGCCAAATCCTCCGGCGAATTTCTCACCGCCGCCGAGTTGGAAAAGCGCGGCTACGACCCGCTGGCCTACCGCTACCTGTGCCTTAGCGCGCATTACCGCAAGCCGCTGGAATTTTCGTGGGAGGCGCTGGATTTCGCCGCAAAAAGCCTCTCCACCCTGCGCGAAAAAGCCGCCGCGCTGCCGGAGCAATACAAGCACGAGCCGTTGAAGGCCAGAGAGTCTCTTAAAACCTTCATGGAAGCCGTATCGGACGACATGAATATGCCCGCCGCGCTGGCGGTTGTCTGGGAAGCGGTGCGCGGCGGCGTCCCGGACTACGAGAAGGAGCATTTTCTAAAGGAAGCCGACAAAGCGCTGGGCCTGAACCTGTTCGCAAAACCGCCGCAGGCGGAAATCCCGCCGGAGGCGCAGTCCCTCATTGAAAAACGCGACGCCGCCAGAAAAGCCGGAAACTTCAGCGAGGCCGATTCGCTCCGCAGGCAACTGGAGCAAATGGGCGTAACACTAAAGGATACCCCGCAAGGCAGCCGGGCCGTTTTCAAAAAAGCCGCCTGACGCGGTTCCGGCGATTTTATATAATTGGTATAGTGGCGGGCGTTTCAAAGCGTCCGTTGAACAGGAGGTTGCCGACATGAAAATCAGAATTCTAATCCCCGTGATGGCTGCGGCCGCGCTGATGTCCGCCTGCGCGGGCAAATCCGTCAAATCGCTTCCGGCCCAAGCCGACAAGGCCGAAACGGTGGCCTCCCTTCCCGTAGCCGGCGCCGTGCCTGCGGTGCCCGGCGCATCCGAGGCGGACATACAGGAAGCCTCCGTTCCCGAAGGCTCGCTGCGCGGCGGGGATTTCGCCTCCGACCCGTCGCTTGGCACGGTATATTTCGACTACGACCGCTACGCCATATCAGACTCCACACGCGGCACGCTTGAGAAAAACGCCGACGCGCTTAAATCTAAAAAAGGCAATGATATTCTGGTGGAAGGCCATTGCGACGAGCGCGGCACCGTGGAATACAACATC includes:
- the cysS gene encoding cysteine--tRNA ligase translates to MLLYNTLSRMKEEFSAPSGEARIYCCGPTVYNYAHIGNYRTYIFEDILVRALNAEGARTKHVMNVTDVGHLVSDADEGEDKMEKGARREGKTAWDIAAFYEKAFFDDFAKFGCRAPDIICKATAHIGEMTALVKTLEEKGFTYKTSDGIYYDTSKFPGYHRLAGKSHMDGIKSGARVEAGEKRSPTDFALWKFSPQGQTRQMEWDSPWGKGFPGWHIECSAMAMKYLGETLDIHCGGADHVAVHHTNEIAQAEAATGKPFSRFWLHGAFLSLKNAEKMAKSSGEFLTAAELEKRGYDPLAYRYLCLSAHYRKPLEFSWEALDFAAKSLSTLREKAAALPEQYKHEPLKARESLKTFMEAVSDDMNMPAALAVVWEAVRGGVPDYEKEHFLKEADKALGLNLFAKPPQAEIPPEAQSLIEKRDAARKAGNFSEADSLRRQLEQMGVTLKDTPQGSRAVFKKAA
- the pal gene encoding peptidoglycan-associated lipoprotein Pal, with product MKIRILIPVMAAAALMSACAGKSVKSLPAQADKAETVASLPVAGAVPAVPGASEADIQEASVPEGSLRGGDFASDPSLGTVYFDYDRYAISDSTRGTLEKNADALKSKKGNDILVEGHCDERGTVEYNIALGQKRAREVREYYIRLGVDGGKVATISYGEERPVCPDHNETCWAKNRRAETKLRGGKTSS